DNA from Mesorhizobium loti R88b:
GTTGTATCTGCCGGCTCATCAGACCTTCGACAGGCCGGCGCCTATCGCCTCGCCGATCTTTGCGACGTCGGCGGCGCTGATGATCAGCGGGGGCGAGAGGATGATGTTGTTGCCGGACACGCGCAGCATGACGCCGGCTTCGTAGGCAGCCTCCGAGATCACGGCCATGGTCTTCTTGTCGGCGGGTTTTTTCGTCGCGCGATCGGAAACGAGTTCGACCGCCGCCATCAGGCCCTTGTACCTGACGTCGCCGACGATCGCGTGCTTGGCCTTCAGCCCTTCCAGCACCGCCCCCAGTTCGACGCCGCGCGCGGCGGCGTTTTCATTCAAGCGAAGCCGCTTGGTTTCGGCGAGCGCAGCCAGCCCGGCCGCGCAGCCGACCGGGTGGCCGGAATAGGTATAGCCATGGCCGATTGTGCCGAAGCTGGTCTTGTCGGACTCGAAGACATCGGCGACCTTGGCGCCGATCAGTGTGGCGCCGAGTGGGAAATAGCCTGATGTGATCGCCTTGGCGATGGTCATGAAATCCGGCTTCACGCCGGACAGCCGCGAGCCCGACCAGGCGCCGGTGCGGCCGAAACCAGTCACCACCTCGTCGGCGATCAGCAGGATTTCGTGGCGGTCGCAGATCTCGCGCACCAGCGGCATGAAGCTTTCATGCGGAACGATGACGCCGCCGGCGCCGAGCACCGGCTCCATGATGAAAGCCGCGATGGTGTCGCCGCCCTGGAAGGCGATCTCGTCCTCCAGCGCCTTGGCGCAGAGCTTCGCCAGTCGCGCCGGATCGGTCTCGTCGAACGGGTTGCGGAAGGTCCAGGGTGCCGGAATGTGGAAGACGCCGGGCAGCAGCGGCTCGTAGTTGCGGCGGAAATTGGCGTTGCCGTTGACCGAGGCGCCGCCGAAATGGGTGCCGTGATAGCCCTTCTTCAAGGCAAGGAATTTTGTGCGGTCGCCCTGGCCGCGGATCTTCCAGTATTGGCGGGCGAGCCGCAGTGCCGTCTCGACCGAATCCGAACCGCCAGATGTGAAGAAGGTCCGCACCATGCCTTCCGGCGCGAACCATTCAGCGAGTTCGTAGGCGAGCTCGATCGACGGTCCCGTCGAGGTGCCGCGAAAACCGGAATAGTAAGGCAGGGCGCCGAGCTGGTCGGCGATGGCCTTCTTGATCGGGTCGCAGCTGTAGCCGAGATTGACGTTCCACAGGCCGCCGACGGCGTCGAGCACGGTGTTGCCGGCGATGTCGGTGACCATCACGCCCTCGCCCTTCATGATCACCTTGGGCGGGTTGGCCCGCATCTCCGCCGGATGCGCCATCGGGTGCCAGATCGGCTTGGCGTTCTCTTCTGTGAGGAAATTGATGTCGCGCATAAAAAGGCTCCGCAAATGGGTCTCAGGCAGCTGGGATGAGGTCGAAATGGCCGAGTGCCTCGGCATAGGAAAGTGCCGGCCGGGCAACGTCGAAATGCACCGTGCGCATGCCGGCGGCACGGGCGCCATCGATATTGCGCTGCTGGTCGTCGACGAACACGCAGGTGTCAGCCGGCAGGCCGAGCGCCTCGGTGACGAAACCATAGGCGCGCGGGTCGGGCTTGAGGATGCCGGTATGGGTGGCATCGACGATCGTGTCGAACAGGCCGAGCAGCGGCAATCGCTGGCGGAAATCGGCGCCGTAGAACAGGTCGAGCTCGTTGGACAGGATCGCCAGGCGAAACCCCGCGGCATGGACGGCGCGGATGGCGGGGTCGGCTTCCGGCCGCACCACCTTTTCCGGTTCGGCACCGCGTGCGCGTTGGACAAACGTTTCCATCGCCTGCCAGTCCTCGCCAACGAGCCGGCCGACCT
Protein-coding regions in this window:
- a CDS encoding aminotransferase class III-fold pyridoxal phosphate-dependent enzyme, which gives rise to MAHPAEMRANPPKVIMKGEGVMVTDIAGNTVLDAVGGLWNVNLGYSCDPIKKAIADQLGALPYYSGFRGTSTGPSIELAYELAEWFAPEGMVRTFFTSGGSDSVETALRLARQYWKIRGQGDRTKFLALKKGYHGTHFGGASVNGNANFRRNYEPLLPGVFHIPAPWTFRNPFDETDPARLAKLCAKALEDEIAFQGGDTIAAFIMEPVLGAGGVIVPHESFMPLVREICDRHEILLIADEVVTGFGRTGAWSGSRLSGVKPDFMTIAKAITSGYFPLGATLIGAKVADVFESDKTSFGTIGHGYTYSGHPVGCAAGLAALAETKRLRLNENAAARGVELGAVLEGLKAKHAIVGDVRYKGLMAAVELVSDRATKKPADKKTMAVISEAAYEAGVMLRVSGNNIILSPPLIISAADVAKIGEAIGAGLSKV
- a CDS encoding HAD family hydrolase, whose translation is MSAVPAQALVLDFGGVVTRTLFETHALTEQALGLKPGTLQWRGPFDPDSDPLWRSMQADEISERDYWRTRTSEVGRLVGEDWQAMETFVQRARGAEPEKVVRPEADPAIRAVHAAGFRLAILSNELDLFYGADFRQRLPLLGLFDTIVDATHTGILKPDPRAYGFVTEALGLPADTCVFVDDQQRNIDGARAAGMRTVHFDVARPALSYAEALGHFDLIPAA